Proteins encoded within one genomic window of Acidimicrobiales bacterium:
- a CDS encoding SDR family oxidoreductase: protein MGRLDGRVAVVTGAGSGIGLACAERFRSEGAVAVGIDIQDGDWDGPMHRLDVRDEDQVAAAVGSVEAEHGRIDVVVNSAGVAGGGPVHTVDAADWDRVIDVNLKGTFLVCKHVLRRMVAQRSGSVVNISSIEGIQGTEGGSSYNASKGGVVLLTRNMAIDYGRVGIRVNVICPGFIDTPLMRTVMGSEGMAPFRDHYRDLHMLGRFGRPEEIAGAALFLASDDASFVTGHTLVVDGGFTAGTRSALADHMGVR from the coding sequence ATGGGCCGGCTCGACGGCCGGGTGGCCGTCGTGACCGGGGCGGGGTCGGGGATCGGGTTGGCGTGCGCCGAGCGCTTCCGGTCCGAAGGGGCGGTCGCGGTCGGGATCGACATCCAGGACGGGGACTGGGACGGTCCCATGCACCGCCTCGACGTGCGCGACGAGGACCAGGTGGCCGCGGCGGTCGGGTCGGTGGAGGCCGAGCACGGCCGCATCGACGTGGTGGTGAACTCCGCCGGCGTGGCGGGCGGTGGACCGGTGCACACCGTCGACGCCGCCGACTGGGACCGGGTGATCGACGTGAACCTCAAGGGCACATTCCTCGTGTGCAAGCACGTGCTGCGCCGCATGGTGGCCCAGCGCTCGGGCAGCGTCGTGAACATCTCGTCGATCGAGGGCATCCAGGGCACCGAGGGGGGCAGCTCCTACAACGCCTCCAAGGGCGGGGTGGTGCTGCTCACCCGCAACATGGCCATCGACTACGGCCGGGTCGGGATCCGGGTCAACGTCATCTGCCCCGGGTTCATCGACACCCCGTTGATGCGCACGGTGATGGGATCGGAGGGCATGGCCCCGTTCCGTGACCACTACCGGGATCTGCACATGCTCGGCCGGTTCGGCCGGCCCGAGGAGATAGCCGGCGCCGCCTTGTTCCTGGCATCGGACGACGCCTCGTTCGTGACCGGGCACACCCTCGTGGTCGACGGCGGCTTCACCGCCGGGACCCGCAGCGCGCTGGCGGATCACATGGGAGTGCGCTGA
- a CDS encoding HAMP domain-containing sensor histidine kinase, protein MISRLGAAARATARGGRAWARGPWSLRRRLLVVLAALVAVGLVVADGVTYHTLRSYLLNRENQQLDALAHGNINRLLNDLGPTPRAGGGSTQAFVQLRDSSGNILRTIAAYQPDGTALAPPNLGGLPSPPNGANGANGPNGADAAYYLTVPSTASGHAAYRVRVSQAVVVNGPFGGEPATLVVATPLADMVATLHKLVWTEFGVSLAAVLVAVAVGAWLVRVGLRPLEAMADTADEIAAGRLDRRIDTTDAATEVGRLGTALNAMLGRIEHAFSEKEESEHRLRRFIADASHELRTPLTSIRGYAELFRRGADRRPEDLAKSMSRIEAEATRMGFLVEDLLLLARLDQGRPLDAEPLDLAGVVSEAVDAARAVEPGRTITAELDPDVTVVGDRNRLRQVVDNLLANVRLHTAADAPARVRLGAAGGLAVLEVDDSGPGLDPDVAAKVFERFFRADPSRSQDTGGAGLGLSIVSAIATAHGGSVEAGNRPDGPGARFVLRLPLAPAAAIGWAPPAAGRATADTTDGDDVPSGAAEDPADASGPRAGHGTDDGAANGTDTHGAPRIGSGRSQG, encoded by the coding sequence GTGATCTCCCGGCTGGGCGCCGCCGCCCGCGCCACCGCCCGCGGCGGCCGGGCCTGGGCGCGCGGCCCGTGGTCCCTGCGCCGGCGCCTGCTCGTGGTCCTGGCCGCCCTGGTGGCGGTGGGCCTCGTCGTCGCCGACGGCGTCACCTACCACACCCTGCGCTCGTACCTGCTCAACCGGGAGAACCAGCAGCTCGACGCCCTGGCCCACGGGAACATCAACCGGCTGCTCAACGACCTGGGGCCCACCCCCCGCGCCGGCGGCGGCAGCACCCAGGCGTTCGTCCAGCTCCGGGACTCGTCCGGGAACATCCTGCGGACCATCGCCGCCTACCAGCCGGACGGCACCGCCCTGGCCCCGCCCAACCTCGGCGGGCTGCCGTCCCCACCCAACGGCGCCAACGGCGCCAACGGCCCCAACGGCGCTGACGCCGCCTACTACCTGACGGTGCCGTCCACGGCGTCGGGCCATGCCGCCTACCGGGTCAGGGTGAGTCAGGCGGTGGTGGTCAACGGCCCGTTCGGCGGGGAGCCCGCCACCCTGGTGGTCGCCACTCCGCTCGCCGACATGGTCGCCACCCTCCACAAGCTGGTCTGGACGGAGTTCGGGGTCAGCCTGGCGGCGGTGCTGGTCGCGGTGGCGGTGGGGGCGTGGCTGGTGAGGGTCGGGCTCCGGCCCCTGGAGGCCATGGCGGACACCGCCGACGAGATCGCCGCCGGCCGCCTCGACCGCCGGATCGACACGACCGACGCCGCCACCGAGGTGGGCCGGTTGGGAACGGCGCTCAACGCCATGCTCGGGCGCATCGAGCACGCCTTCTCGGAGAAGGAGGAGTCCGAGCACCGGCTGCGGCGGTTCATCGCCGACGCCTCCCACGAGCTGCGCACGCCGCTGACCTCGATCCGGGGCTACGCCGAGCTGTTCCGGCGGGGCGCCGACCGCCGGCCCGAGGACCTGGCCAAGTCGATGAGCCGGATAGAGGCCGAGGCCACCAGGATGGGCTTCCTCGTCGAGGACCTGCTGCTGCTGGCCCGCCTCGACCAGGGCCGGCCCCTCGACGCCGAGCCCCTAGACCTGGCCGGGGTGGTCTCCGAGGCGGTCGACGCCGCCCGCGCCGTGGAGCCGGGCCGGACGATCACCGCCGAGCTGGACCCGGACGTGACCGTGGTCGGGGACCGCAACCGGCTCCGCCAGGTCGTGGACAACCTCCTCGCCAACGTGCGCCTGCACACGGCCGCCGACGCGCCGGCGCGCGTGCGGCTCGGCGCCGCCGGCGGCCTGGCGGTGCTGGAGGTCGACGACAGCGGCCCCGGGCTCGATCCCGACGTGGCCGCCAAGGTCTTCGAGCGCTTCTTCCGCGCCGATCCCTCGCGGTCCCAGGACACGGGTGGGGCCGGCCTGGGACTCTCGATCGTGTCCGCCATCGCCACGGCCCACGGGGGCAGCGTCGAGGCGGGAAACCGGCCCGACGGACCCGGGGCCCGGTTCGTCCTGCGCCTGCCCCTGGCCCCGGCGGCGGCCATCGGGTGGGCGCCGCCCGCCGCCGGCCGCGCCACCGCCGATACCACCGATGGTGACGACGTTCCGAGCGGGGCGGCGGAGGACCCGGCCGACGCCTCCGGCCCCCGGGCCGGCCACGGGACTGATGACGGGGCTGCCAACGGGACCGATACCCACGGCGCTCCCAGGATCGGTTCAGGCCGGTCTCAGGGTTGA